A genome region from Alistipes dispar includes the following:
- a CDS encoding UvrD-helicase domain-containing protein has translation MRAKILNASAGSGKTYQLAYKFVRDVVGRPDLYRHILAVTFTNKATEEMKSRILKEIHALASGAGSAYLDSLCRELRLDEQTVRKRAAEARSRILHDYSRFTVLTIDTFFQRILRAFIKELGLDLNYNVEIETASVLSKSADSLIDRITDDPALGRWLTAFVQERIDEGRKWDVRDGILLLAGELFKERNKATLAQARPKEELGEIVARATAQAAASREEMRRTASEAVQAIAAAGLAAADFAGKSRSFAGYFYAVAGGELKAPTETVRKRAAAPEGWAAKGSPAERLVPQLRPLLQKLCTLYDENIRLWNTCDLLRENYRSFALLSDLYARVQQLCAEQSTMLLSETKYLLSEFIGRNDAPFIYEKVGNRYERFMIDEFQDTSSREWENFLPLLQNAMAQSEETSVFIVGDIKQSIYRWRGGDWRLLHDEAQRALGTENTRVEVLRENWRSLPCVVEFNNAAIDRIVSADNLALNTRLDEAAGRGDIGAEEAAALRDTLADAYREQAQTPRRRGEHPGYVSIETFAERPPVVERICELIDRGFRPADIMVLVRSATDGAKVAAELLEFKRRNEEPRYRFDVMTQEALIVGNAPVSSFIAAALRLALDPDDTLNRAVYNHYLGRDFDRELPDGERSFFRSIRLLSPEEAFERIVMRHDLQGDRRQIAYLQAIHEQIIAFSAAKIADIALFLRWWDEQGRNRSLSVEQSATTVEITTVHKAKGLEKRAVIIPYCSWQLDPKSGGNVQNIVWAEARDGEAAAIGRFPVRYKRAMAESGFSAEYYRELVYAHVDNVNLLYVALTRAAESLHVFVPQKGGAPNVGGLLLQSIRVEGDRATVGTLEGRYTADERGEHYVFGEFAGPVAGGAKDAEAEHVLLEEYPTAQAALRLRLPSQRYFEEGGETELAPRNFGILMHRAFEQAEDERQIREAVDAMRADGTLTDDQAARLGKAIDRALELPEVREWFGGGWQEVRNEQEIILPRPADGAGCLPGVPNDTDDRSGAPNGTTRRPDRVMIAGDRAVVVDYKFGDRDAERYRRQIGGYCTLLRGMGYARVEGYLWYVRRGEVERVV, from the coding sequence GTGAGAGCGAAGATTCTGAATGCGAGCGCCGGATCGGGAAAGACCTACCAACTGGCCTACAAATTCGTCCGCGACGTCGTCGGACGGCCCGACCTCTACCGCCATATCCTCGCCGTGACCTTTACGAACAAGGCCACCGAAGAGATGAAGTCGCGCATCCTCAAGGAGATTCATGCACTGGCCTCGGGAGCCGGAAGCGCCTACCTCGACAGCCTCTGCCGCGAGTTGCGGCTCGACGAGCAGACCGTCCGCAAACGGGCCGCCGAGGCGCGTTCGAGAATCCTGCACGACTACTCGCGCTTCACGGTGCTGACCATCGACACCTTCTTCCAGCGCATCCTCAGAGCCTTCATCAAGGAGCTGGGACTGGACCTCAACTACAACGTCGAGATCGAGACGGCCTCGGTGCTCTCGAAGAGCGCCGACTCGCTCATCGACCGGATCACCGACGACCCCGCCCTCGGACGGTGGCTCACGGCATTCGTGCAGGAGCGCATCGACGAGGGACGCAAATGGGACGTCCGCGACGGCATCCTTTTGCTGGCCGGGGAGCTTTTCAAGGAAAGGAACAAGGCGACGCTCGCCCAGGCGCGTCCGAAGGAGGAGCTGGGCGAAATCGTGGCACGCGCCACGGCGCAGGCGGCGGCCTCGCGCGAGGAGATGCGCCGGACGGCTTCCGAAGCCGTCCAGGCGATCGCGGCCGCAGGGCTCGCGGCGGCCGACTTCGCGGGCAAGAGCCGCAGCTTCGCAGGCTATTTCTACGCCGTGGCCGGAGGCGAGCTCAAAGCCCCCACGGAAACCGTCCGCAAGCGGGCGGCGGCACCGGAGGGATGGGCGGCGAAGGGCTCGCCCGCAGAGCGCCTCGTACCGCAGTTGCGACCCCTGCTGCAAAAGCTCTGCACGCTCTACGACGAGAATATCCGGCTGTGGAACACCTGCGACCTGCTGCGCGAGAATTACCGCAGCTTCGCGCTGCTGTCGGACCTCTACGCCCGCGTGCAGCAGCTCTGCGCCGAGCAGAGCACGATGCTGCTCTCCGAAACCAAATACCTCCTCTCGGAGTTCATCGGCCGCAACGACGCTCCGTTCATCTACGAAAAGGTGGGCAACCGCTACGAACGCTTCATGATCGACGAGTTCCAGGACACCTCCTCGCGCGAATGGGAGAACTTCCTGCCGCTGTTGCAGAACGCCATGGCGCAGTCGGAGGAGACCTCGGTGTTCATCGTGGGCGACATCAAACAGTCGATCTACCGCTGGCGGGGCGGCGACTGGCGGCTGCTGCACGACGAGGCGCAGCGGGCGCTCGGCACGGAGAACACACGGGTCGAGGTGCTCCGGGAGAACTGGCGCAGCCTGCCGTGCGTCGTGGAATTCAACAACGCGGCGATCGACCGCATCGTCTCGGCGGACAACCTCGCGCTCAACACCCGGCTCGACGAAGCCGCCGGACGCGGCGACATCGGCGCGGAGGAGGCCGCCGCACTGCGAGACACGCTCGCCGACGCCTACCGCGAACAGGCGCAGACGCCCCGGCGCCGGGGCGAGCACCCGGGGTATGTCTCGATCGAGACCTTCGCCGAGCGGCCGCCCGTGGTGGAGCGCATCTGCGAGCTGATCGACCGGGGATTCCGCCCGGCGGACATCATGGTGCTGGTGCGCAGTGCCACGGACGGCGCGAAGGTCGCCGCCGAGCTGCTGGAGTTCAAGCGCCGCAACGAGGAGCCGCGTTACCGGTTCGACGTGATGACGCAGGAGGCGCTCATCGTGGGCAACGCCCCCGTGAGCTCGTTCATCGCCGCCGCGTTGCGGCTGGCGCTCGACCCCGACGACACGCTCAACCGCGCCGTCTACAACCACTACCTCGGCCGCGATTTCGACCGGGAGCTCCCGGACGGGGAGCGGAGCTTCTTCCGCTCGATCCGCCTGCTGTCGCCCGAAGAGGCGTTCGAACGGATCGTCATGCGCCACGACCTGCAGGGCGACCGGCGGCAGATCGCCTACTTACAAGCCATCCACGAGCAGATCATCGCCTTCTCGGCGGCGAAGATCGCCGACATCGCACTGTTCCTCCGCTGGTGGGACGAGCAGGGACGGAACCGCTCGCTGAGCGTCGAACAGAGCGCCACGACCGTCGAAATAACCACCGTCCACAAGGCCAAAGGGCTCGAAAAACGGGCCGTCATCATCCCCTACTGCTCCTGGCAGCTCGACCCCAAGTCGGGCGGCAACGTGCAGAACATCGTCTGGGCGGAGGCCCGCGACGGCGAAGCGGCTGCGATAGGCCGCTTCCCGGTGCGTTACAAACGGGCGATGGCCGAATCGGGTTTCTCGGCCGAATACTACCGCGAACTGGTATACGCCCACGTCGACAACGTGAACCTGCTGTACGTGGCCCTGACGCGCGCGGCCGAATCGCTGCACGTCTTCGTGCCGCAGAAGGGCGGCGCACCGAACGTCGGCGGGCTGCTGCTGCAAAGCATCCGCGTCGAGGGCGACCGGGCGACGGTCGGCACGCTCGAAGGGCGCTACACGGCCGACGAGCGGGGCGAGCACTACGTCTTCGGGGAGTTCGCAGGCCCCGTGGCGGGCGGCGCGAAAGACGCCGAAGCGGAACACGTTCTGCTCGAAGAGTACCCCACGGCACAGGCCGCACTCCGGCTGCGGCTCCCCTCGCAGCGCTATTTCGAGGAGGGCGGCGAGACCGAGCTGGCGCCCCGCAACTTCGGAATTCTGATGCACAGGGCCTTCGAGCAGGCCGAGGACGAGCGGCAGATCCGCGAGGCCGTGGACGCCATGCGTGCCGACGGCACGCTGACGGACGACCAGGCCGCCCGGCTCGGAAAAGCCATCGACCGGGCGCTGGAGCTGCCCGAGGTCCGCGAATGGTTCGGCGGCGGATGGCAGGAGGTGC
- a CDS encoding GIN domain-containing protein: MKRLILTALLAGVSVGVPARTPGLPAADTVSGAMPAAPVSAPVAAASDTSGGERSEWLPSFTAVEVAAPVDIRFVQVPDTEAPRIIYDTKGSYTTRFRAEVRDRVLRITERRDARRPERTTVTVCYNTLERISVSDAAATFEGRFSATLLDLTVGGAAKLTADLDVKDLRMELSGHSSAALSGAVRYLTLFVSTGAVEAAELETMSAQVNVTSSGSATLWVTDRFEAKTSTGGRIAYKGEPSVLRVSEKFMGGSIARIGAAE, translated from the coding sequence ATGAAGCGACTGATTCTGACGGCCCTTCTGGCAGGGGTTTCCGTCGGTGTCCCGGCCCGCACACCGGGGCTTCCCGCCGCCGATACGGTGAGCGGGGCGATGCCTGCTGCTCCCGTTTCCGCGCCGGTCGCGGCGGCTTCCGACACGTCCGGAGGGGAGCGCAGCGAGTGGCTGCCGTCGTTCACGGCCGTCGAGGTCGCCGCGCCGGTCGATATCCGCTTCGTGCAGGTTCCCGATACGGAGGCTCCGCGGATCATCTACGATACGAAGGGCTCCTATACGACCCGGTTCCGCGCCGAGGTGCGCGACCGCGTGTTGCGGATCACCGAGCGGCGCGACGCCCGCCGGCCCGAGCGCACGACCGTCACGGTGTGCTACAATACGCTGGAGCGGATTTCGGTCTCGGATGCCGCAGCGACGTTCGAAGGCCGCTTTTCGGCCACGCTGCTCGATCTCACGGTGGGCGGTGCGGCGAAGCTGACGGCCGATCTGGACGTGAAGGACCTCCGCATGGAGCTCTCGGGCCATAGCTCGGCCGCGCTTTCGGGGGCGGTGCGCTACCTGACGCTCTTCGTCTCCACGGGTGCTGTCGAGGCTGCGGAACTGGAGACGATGTCGGCGCAGGTGAACGTCACCTCTTCGGGCAGCGCGACGCTGTGGGTCACCGACCGTTTCGAGGCCAAGACCTCCACGGGCGGCAGGATCGCCTACAAGGGCGAGCCTTCGGTGCTGCGTGTCAGCGAGAAGTTCATGGGCGGCAGCATCGCCCGCATCGGGGCGGCGGAGTAA
- a CDS encoding PD-(D/E)XK nuclease family protein, with the protein MESFLGEVAADLYARYGEELSRRAVLFPSRRARLFFTDALARIARRPMWQPSWTTIDELMSEISGLRTGDRLRLITELYGIYSEYHAEPFDKFYFWGDMLLSDFDTIDKYRIDAAMLFRNIEEIREIEADISYLTPAQLRIVAFWSSLGAEADLSEEKRRFLAIWRTLGPVYRRFRERLSELGIAYGGMVQRAAADRLRSGEFAFATPRRFVVAGFNALSECEKELFRFLSSAAETDFYWDYDSYYKDDPEQEAGMFVRENVVRFPPRAELSHDGMSRPKELTSVAAVSNAVQCKYVATILRGLAAGGRLGKETAVVLTDENLLLPLLCAMPPEVGPVNVTMGYPLRASLAYTFVERLVELQARRRTKGADCTFYHADVTGLLAHPYVAGCDAELTRRLQEEIMRERRISVEASWLGRNDLLRLVFSPAAGWRALSAWLSEVVAAVVRIPCPDDDARRRTEFLAVIAGEIARLGNSLDECGIEPAPEVYASLLRRHLQTLRIPYEGEPLEGVQVMGILETRNLDFENVVILSMNDDNFPGNRMAQASFIPYNLRAAYSLPTPEHHEGVYAYYFYRLVQRARRVWMLYCAHADDKSTGEPSRYIYQLGYESGFPLRRIEVGVDVNLAETAPIEVRKDDGVMRRLERFTDPGSKATLSPTAFFRYVACPLRFYFHSVARLDAGDEISEEVDAPMFGTILHAAVQRLYAPIEGEAHPGGTLRALIRTGEVAAAVEAAIGEHYLKDPKATAADYTGNLVLVKDIVVRYLRGGVMPYDAAHDGFRVEGLERRVDYGFDFATAGGPRRMKFSGIADRIDRLDDGSLRVVDYKTGSPHLEFAGIGSLFRGEGRQRLSNIVQTLLYAMMLYRSEGSDATPALYYVRAMNRPDYSPLLDDRELSLRGARYSLYAERFEELVRETLAEMYDPAVPFRQCVDADTCRYCDFNVICKRG; encoded by the coding sequence ATGGAGAGTTTCCTGGGCGAGGTCGCGGCGGATCTTTATGCGCGTTACGGCGAGGAGTTGTCGCGGCGCGCCGTGCTCTTTCCGTCGCGCCGCGCACGGCTGTTCTTCACCGACGCCCTCGCACGGATCGCCCGGCGGCCGATGTGGCAGCCGTCGTGGACCACGATCGACGAGCTGATGTCCGAAATATCGGGCCTCCGGACGGGCGACCGCCTGCGGCTCATCACGGAGCTGTACGGAATCTATTCGGAGTACCACGCCGAACCGTTCGACAAATTCTATTTCTGGGGCGACATGCTCCTCTCCGACTTCGACACGATCGACAAATACCGGATCGACGCCGCGATGCTTTTCCGCAATATCGAGGAGATCCGGGAGATCGAGGCCGACATTTCCTACCTCACCCCCGCGCAGCTGCGGATCGTCGCCTTCTGGTCGTCGCTCGGCGCCGAGGCCGACCTTTCGGAGGAGAAACGGCGCTTTCTGGCGATCTGGCGGACGCTGGGACCGGTTTACCGCCGCTTCCGCGAGCGGCTTTCGGAGTTGGGTATCGCTTACGGCGGCATGGTGCAGCGCGCCGCCGCCGACCGCCTGCGCAGCGGCGAGTTCGCCTTCGCGACGCCCCGGCGCTTCGTCGTGGCGGGATTCAACGCCCTCTCCGAATGCGAGAAGGAGTTGTTCCGCTTTCTCTCCTCCGCCGCGGAGACCGATTTCTACTGGGATTACGACTCCTATTATAAGGACGATCCGGAGCAGGAGGCCGGGATGTTCGTGCGCGAAAACGTCGTGCGCTTCCCGCCCCGTGCCGAACTCTCGCACGACGGCATGTCGCGGCCCAAGGAGCTGACCTCGGTGGCCGCCGTGTCGAACGCCGTGCAGTGCAAGTACGTGGCGACGATCCTCCGCGGGCTGGCGGCCGGCGGCCGGCTGGGCAAGGAGACCGCCGTGGTGCTGACGGACGAGAACCTGCTGCTGCCGTTGCTCTGCGCCATGCCGCCCGAGGTCGGGCCGGTCAACGTCACGATGGGCTATCCGCTGCGTGCCAGTCTGGCCTACACCTTCGTCGAGCGCCTCGTGGAGTTGCAGGCCCGCCGCCGGACGAAGGGCGCGGATTGCACTTTCTACCACGCCGACGTCACGGGGCTGCTCGCGCACCCCTATGTCGCCGGGTGCGACGCGGAGCTGACGCGCCGCCTGCAGGAGGAGATCATGCGCGAGCGGCGCATTTCGGTCGAAGCCTCGTGGCTGGGGCGTAACGACCTGCTGCGGCTCGTCTTCTCCCCGGCCGCCGGCTGGCGGGCGCTCTCGGCCTGGCTGTCGGAGGTCGTGGCGGCGGTCGTGCGGATACCCTGCCCGGACGACGACGCCCGCCGGCGGACGGAATTCTTGGCCGTCATCGCCGGGGAGATCGCCCGGCTCGGCAACTCGCTGGACGAATGCGGTATAGAGCCTGCGCCGGAGGTCTATGCCTCGCTGTTGCGCCGTCACTTGCAGACGTTGCGCATCCCCTACGAGGGCGAGCCGCTCGAAGGGGTGCAGGTCATGGGCATCCTCGAAACGCGCAATCTCGACTTCGAGAACGTCGTGATCCTCTCGATGAACGACGACAACTTCCCGGGCAACCGCATGGCGCAGGCGTCGTTCATCCCCTACAACCTCCGCGCGGCCTATTCGCTGCCCACGCCCGAGCACCACGAGGGCGTCTATGCTTACTATTTCTACCGCCTCGTGCAGCGCGCCCGCCGCGTGTGGATGCTCTACTGCGCCCATGCCGACGACAAGTCCACGGGCGAGCCGAGCCGCTATATCTACCAGTTGGGTTACGAGAGCGGCTTCCCGCTGCGGCGGATCGAGGTGGGCGTGGACGTCAATCTGGCGGAGACCGCGCCGATCGAGGTCCGGAAGGACGACGGCGTGATGCGGCGGCTGGAGCGCTTCACCGATCCCGGATCGAAGGCCACGCTTTCGCCCACGGCCTTCTTCCGCTACGTGGCCTGCCCCCTGCGGTTCTACTTTCACTCCGTGGCGCGGCTCGACGCCGGCGACGAGATTTCCGAGGAGGTGGACGCCCCGATGTTCGGCACGATCCTCCACGCCGCCGTACAGCGGCTCTATGCCCCGATCGAAGGCGAGGCGCACCCCGGCGGAACGCTGCGGGCGCTGATCCGCACGGGCGAGGTCGCCGCGGCGGTCGAGGCGGCGATCGGCGAACACTACCTGAAGGACCCGAAGGCCACGGCGGCCGACTATACGGGCAATCTGGTGCTGGTGAAGGATATCGTGGTGCGTTACCTGCGCGGCGGAGTGATGCCCTACGATGCGGCGCACGACGGCTTCCGGGTCGAAGGGCTCGAGCGGAGGGTGGACTACGGCTTCGACTTCGCGACGGCCGGGGGGCCGCGGCGGATGAAGTTCTCGGGAATCGCCGACCGCATCGACCGCCTGGACGACGGGTCGCTGCGCGTGGTGGACTACAAGACCGGTTCGCCGCATCTGGAGTTCGCCGGTATCGGAAGCCTTTTCCGCGGCGAGGGCAGACAGCGCCTGTCGAATATCGTCCAGACGCTGCTCTACGCCATGATGCTCTACCGTTCGGAGGGGAGCGACGCCACGCCGGCGCTCTACTACGTGCGGGCGATGAACCGCCCGGACTATTCGCCGCTGCTCGACGACAGGGAGCTGTCGCTGCGCGGGGCGCGCTATTCGCTCTACGCCGAACGCTTCGAGGAGCTGGTGCGCGAGACCCTCGCCGAAATGTACGATCCCGCCGTGCCGTTCCGTCAGTGCGTGGATGCGGACACCTGCCGCTACTGCGATTTCAACGTGATTTGCAAACGAGGATAA
- a CDS encoding sugar O-acetyltransferase — protein sequence MRTEKEKMLAGENYDATSPELWERWQLAKRLQSEYNNTPMTDTGRLSALLDLLLGSYGEHVWISAPFFVDYGENIHIGHHVEINMNCVFLDCNRITIGNYSGIGPGVHIYTVFHPTNPAERRNENAAFWNSSTAPVVIGDDVWIGGRSVILPGVTVGNGTTIGAGSVVTHSIPSGVVAVGNPCRVIRHL from the coding sequence ATGAGAACCGAAAAGGAGAAAATGCTGGCCGGAGAGAACTACGATGCCACCTCTCCGGAATTGTGGGAACGCTGGCAACTGGCGAAGCGGTTGCAGTCCGAGTACAATAACACGCCGATGACCGATACCGGGCGTTTGTCGGCCTTGCTGGATCTTCTTCTGGGTTCATACGGAGAGCATGTCTGGATCTCGGCTCCGTTCTTTGTGGATTACGGGGAAAATATCCATATCGGTCATCACGTGGAGATCAATATGAATTGTGTCTTCCTCGACTGCAATCGGATAACGATCGGGAACTATTCGGGCATCGGTCCCGGCGTGCATATTTACACGGTTTTCCATCCGACGAATCCGGCGGAGCGGCGGAACGAAAACGCCGCTTTCTGGAATTCATCCACGGCTCCCGTAGTCATCGGCGACGACGTGTGGATCGGCGGACGGAGTGTGATCCTTCCGGGCGTGACCGTCGGGAATGGCACGACGATCGGTGCAGGCAGCGTCGTTACGCATTCGATTCCTTCCGGTGTCGTGGCTGTCGGCAATCCCTGCCGGGTCATCCGGCATTTGTGA
- a CDS encoding HAD family hydrolase, translated as MTDSRIRLLLLDFDGTLADTRRANTLAYVETLREAGYALTEEEYAARYFGMRCEEFLTRIGVADPAERERLRLRKIALYPRYFDTVRLNRPLWEFCRQFRAQGGRVWIVSTGSRANIGNVMRHLGIGGPAAGPDEAPLGRVDGVLSGADVARSKPHPDCFLEAMRREGCSPRETLIFEDSAIGIEAARRSGAGYVVVRL; from the coding sequence ATGACCGATTCCCGGATCAGACTTCTGCTGCTCGACTTCGACGGCACGCTGGCAGACACGCGGCGCGCCAACACGCTCGCCTATGTCGAAACGCTGCGCGAAGCGGGCTACGCCCTGACCGAGGAGGAGTATGCGGCCCGCTATTTCGGGATGCGCTGTGAGGAGTTCCTCACGCGGATCGGCGTCGCCGATCCCGCGGAACGCGAGCGGCTGCGGCTGCGCAAGATCGCGCTCTATCCCCGCTATTTCGACACCGTGCGGCTCAACCGGCCGCTATGGGAATTCTGCCGGCAGTTCCGCGCGCAAGGGGGCCGCGTGTGGATCGTCTCGACGGGCAGCCGCGCCAACATCGGGAACGTCATGCGTCATCTGGGTATCGGAGGTCCCGCCGCAGGACCGGACGAAGCGCCCCTGGGCCGGGTGGACGGAGTGCTTTCCGGCGCGGACGTCGCACGCAGCAAGCCCCACCCCGACTGTTTCCTGGAGGCCATGCGCCGCGAAGGATGCTCGCCGCGCGAAACGCTTATCTTCGAGGATTCGGCCATCGGCATCGAGGCCGCCCGCCGCAGCGGAGCGGGCTATGTCGTCGTCAGACTCTGA
- a CDS encoding M23 family metallopeptidase: protein MTGKKDLARLRKRRRRKQRIIRTTVHLFVWLGAAVLYYIGFSLFFDTPLEYEMKHSTDRLRSEYAALTQRYDSLQTVMENLAARDRSVFRILFESDPYDFDSEYERQQSLTYEKIVDRSTRRLKRELRDRVADMERRLGQLNDTYLALQERIDSAGRDCDRIPSIQPVINKQLTLLTASYGMRIHPFYKTLQSHQGVDYTIPEGSRVFATADGVVRDVATRNSTQGRTVVIDHGNGYETSYSHLSRINVRRGQQVRRGDIIALSGDTGLSLSPHLHYEVRYNGMRVDPVHYFFMELSPSEYQRLIRIAQSGMQAFD from the coding sequence ATGACCGGGAAGAAGGATCTGGCACGCCTGCGCAAGCGCCGCCGCCGCAAACAGCGCATCATCCGCACGACGGTCCACCTGTTCGTGTGGCTGGGAGCCGCCGTACTCTACTACATCGGCTTCTCGCTCTTCTTCGACACGCCGCTCGAATACGAGATGAAGCACTCGACGGACCGACTGCGCAGCGAATACGCGGCGCTCACGCAGCGTTACGACTCGCTGCAAACGGTCATGGAGAACCTCGCGGCGCGCGACCGCAGCGTGTTCCGCATTCTTTTCGAGTCGGACCCCTACGACTTCGACTCGGAGTACGAACGGCAGCAGAGCCTGACCTACGAGAAGATCGTGGACCGCTCGACACGCCGCCTCAAACGCGAACTGCGCGACCGCGTGGCCGACATGGAGCGACGGCTCGGACAGCTCAACGACACCTATCTCGCCCTGCAGGAGCGCATCGACTCGGCCGGACGCGACTGCGACCGGATTCCCTCGATACAGCCCGTCATCAACAAGCAGCTCACGCTGCTCACGGCCTCCTACGGAATGCGCATCCACCCCTTCTACAAGACGCTGCAATCGCATCAGGGCGTCGATTACACCATTCCCGAAGGGTCCCGCGTCTTCGCCACGGCCGACGGCGTGGTGCGCGACGTGGCCACGCGCAACTCGACACAGGGGCGGACCGTAGTGATCGACCACGGCAACGGCTACGAAACCTCGTACAGCCACCTTTCGCGCATCAACGTCCGCCGCGGGCAGCAGGTCCGCCGCGGCGACATCATCGCCCTTTCGGGCGACACGGGCCTCTCGCTCTCGCCGCACCTCCACTACGAAGTGCGCTACAACGGCATGCGCGTGGACCCGGTCCATTACTTCTTCATGGAGCTGTCCCCCTCGGAATACCAACGGCTCATCCGCATCGCCCAGTCGGGGATGCAGGCTTTCGACTGA
- a CDS encoding M23 family metallopeptidase → MKQKEEGFGTQRFAREAQALTHEATALTREVVTAPFRLRTYRLIRKILIGFILVSIANVLFSYFFYTPKMYRILSDNREIVIRYRILQDRIRTAQRKVDEIRHRDNHVYRALFSTDTLSIPGVWQPYPDSKYAPLAGDDYAPLMIPAWKELDALARTIYLESVSFDELQRLSKNKEQLSAAVPAIWPIDRAALHGNHIGAFSPRRFHPVLHRVVAHTGIDLGCDRGTPVYATGDAVVELAAAAGYNGGYGKQVLLDHQFGYKTRYAHLSEVLVRPGDRVRRGQLIARTGNTGRSTGPHLHYEVIHKGVPVNPINYFNRNMTAEEYERLMESLRETNFETL, encoded by the coding sequence ATGAAGCAAAAAGAGGAGGGATTCGGCACGCAGCGCTTCGCCCGCGAAGCGCAGGCGCTCACGCACGAGGCGACGGCGCTCACGCGCGAAGTCGTCACGGCGCCGTTCCGTCTGAGGACCTACCGGCTGATCCGCAAAATCCTCATCGGATTCATCCTCGTCTCGATCGCCAACGTCCTCTTCTCCTACTTCTTCTACACGCCCAAGATGTACCGCATCCTGAGCGACAACCGCGAAATCGTCATCCGCTACCGCATCCTGCAGGACCGCATCCGCACGGCGCAGCGGAAAGTGGACGAAATCCGCCACCGCGACAACCACGTTTACCGTGCGCTCTTCTCGACCGACACGCTCTCGATTCCCGGGGTGTGGCAGCCCTACCCCGATTCGAAATACGCCCCGCTGGCCGGCGACGACTACGCCCCCCTGATGATTCCCGCGTGGAAGGAGCTGGACGCACTGGCCCGCACGATCTACCTCGAATCGGTCTCCTTCGACGAATTGCAGCGGCTCTCGAAGAACAAGGAGCAACTGTCGGCGGCCGTGCCGGCCATCTGGCCCATCGACCGCGCGGCGCTCCACGGCAACCACATCGGCGCTTTCTCGCCGCGCCGTTTCCACCCCGTGCTGCACCGCGTGGTGGCCCACACGGGCATCGACCTGGGATGCGACCGCGGCACGCCGGTTTACGCCACGGGCGATGCCGTGGTGGAGCTGGCCGCGGCGGCCGGCTACAACGGAGGCTACGGCAAGCAAGTGCTGCTCGACCACCAGTTCGGATACAAGACCCGCTACGCCCACCTGAGCGAGGTGCTCGTCCGGCCGGGCGACCGCGTCCGGCGCGGGCAGCTCATCGCCCGCACGGGCAACACGGGCCGTTCGACCGGTCCGCACCTCCACTACGAGGTGATCCACAAGGGCGTACCCGTCAATCCGATCAACTATTTCAACCGCAACATGACCGCCGAGGAGTACGAACGCCTCATGGAAAGTCTGCGCGAAACCAATTTCGAAACGCTCTGA